The genomic window TTAAGAGGATATATGAAGAAGAGCGGATAAATATTGAAAAAGCTGCTGATGTTCTTGTAAAAGCAATTAAAGAGGATAGACTTGTACATGTGTTTGGCACAGGTGGCCACTCTGCTATGGGTGCTGAGGAAATGTTTTATAGAGCTGGGGGGCTAGTTCCCATAAATCCCATTCTAGACCCTGGTATAGTGCTACATTTTGG from Candidatus Culexarchaeum yellowstonense includes these protein-coding regions:
- a CDS encoding SIS domain-containing protein, whose product is MEKFDSIDKYYLAVTSLLKRIYEEERINIEKAADVLVKAIKEDRLVHVFGTGGHSAMGAEEMFYRAGGLVPINPILDPGIVLHFG